The following proteins are co-located in the Rattus norvegicus strain BN/NHsdMcwi chromosome X, GRCr8, whole genome shotgun sequence genome:
- the Tceanc gene encoding transcription elongation factor A N-terminal and central domain-containing protein isoform X1 has translation MSDKNQIIARASLIEQLVSKRYFEDIGKQLTELEMIYVSKEHLQETDVVRAVYRVLKNCPSVTLKKKAKCLLAKWRGFYKNTHFKTRESLKVLHTDVNKEVSVAVSQDESQDETPGSSHNEILGLCSSLSRLSPQDAAKAAAAFGSESSAAQMEINEGYLEDDSESPSKSSGVLDNPLVSVRSKCIELLYKALASSCTDHTKVHFWQNLARQIEEHIFTLHSNDIKKYKNNIRSKVANLNNPRNSHLQQNLLSGTISAREFAEMTVLDMANQELKQLRASYIESSIQEHHLPQIVDGTHTNKIKCRRCDKYNCTVTVIARGTLFLPSWVQNSNPDEQMTYVICNECGEQWYHNDWVCL, from the coding sequence ATGTCTGACAAGAACCAGATCATTGCCAGGGCTTCCTTGATTGAGCAACTGGTGTCTAAAAGGTATTTTGAGGATATTGGTAAACAGCTTACTGAGCTAGAAATGATTTATGTGTCTAAGGAGCATCTGCAGGAGACAGATGTGGTCAGAGCTGTTTACAGAGTCCTCAAAAACTGCCCATCAGTGACTTTAAAAAAGAAGGCCAAGTGTCTGCTGGCAAAGTGGAGAGGTTTCTATAAGAATACACACTTCAAAACAAGGGAAAGCCTTAAAGTACTCCATACAGATGTTAATAAGGAAGTAAGTGTTGCAGTTTCTCAGGATGAAAGCCAAGATGAGACACCAGGCTCTAGCCACAATGAGATATTGGGTCTCTGTAGTTCTCTCTCTAGGCTGTCACCCCAAGATGCTGCAAAGGCTGCTGCAGCATTTGGGTCTGAAAGTAGTGCTGCTCAAATGGAAATTAATGAAGGCTATTTGGAGGATGACTCTGAATCTCCGAGCAAGAGCTCAGGTGTGCTAGATAATCCCTTAGTGTCTGTGAGATCTAAGTGCATAGAACTTCTCTATAAAGCCTTAGCTAGTTCTTGCACAGATCACACAAAAGTTCACTTTTGGCAAAACTTAGCAAGACAAATTGAAGAGCACATTTTTACTCTTCATTCAAACgatatcaaaaaatataaaaataatattcgaAGCAAAGTTGCCAATTTGAACAACCCCAGAAATTCTCATTTACAACAAAATTTGCTCTCTGGAACCATATCTGCAAGGGAATTTGCTGAAATGACTGTACTGGACATGGCAAACCAGGAGCTGAAGCAGTTGAGAGCTTCCTATATAGAATCCAGTATTCAGGAACATCACCTTCCCCAAATAGTTgatggcacacacacaaataaaattaagtGTAGGCGCTGTGATAAATACAACTGCACAGTCACTGTAATTGCCAGAGGAACACTTTTCCTTCCAAGTTGGGTGCAGAATTCAAACCCAGATGAACAAATGACCTATGTCATTTGTAATGAATGTGGGGAGCAGTGGTACCATAACGACTGGGTGTGCTTGTGA